CAAACACTGCTAATGATGCCTTGAACTTGAATATCATTGGGCTGGGATCTGAAGGTGCGTCAATCGAACCATGGGATAATTTCCTATCAGTAACGGCTCACCGAGTTAATACTACCTTCAGTAAGATTAAGTTTGTGAGGGAGTTGAATACTAATGGCAATTACTTCCTGATCTTCAGCCCCAGCACAAGCGCAGAGTATTCATTTAACAACTGCCACTTTGGTAAAGCGGCATACAATAGTCGATACGCTTGTGTATCTTTTGATGGATTATCAGGCTTATCCTTCTATAACTGTGATTTCCGATACCTCAGTAACTTGGATACCAACAACTCCTATATCACCACCGGCAACGGTTCTTTGAAGTTCTTGAACTGCTCAGATATCAATATGAACTCCTCGAACTTTACTAGTAATGAGGCTTTTGGAGGTGGGGCTATGTATCTGGAAGAATGCGAGGATGTGTATATTTCCAGTTGTCAGTTCGAAGCGAATGCTGCTGTTTCCCAGACAGAAACGGGTGGCTCTATTACATGGGGTTACCCAGGTGGAGCAATATTCGTTCAGGACTCATCAGAAATTCACATTCTGAACAATCAATTCTTCCACAATATCACAACTGGAAGTGGAGGTTCAGTTTACCTGCAATTCACGTCACAGTTCAATATATCTGACAACCTGTTCAGAGATAACGTGGTGTATCATGTTGGACTCTCAGGCACACAATCGGACGCTCTGGGCTTTGACAATTGCACATTCACAAGCAATGATATTGTCTCACACAACGTCATCCATAGTGGTTTTGAGCCATATCAGGGTCATCCGGCTGACTTCATCGCCATAGGTAGCTCTTGTACAGGGACACTCAATCTGGCAAATGGATTGTTCATAAAAGGCAGCTATGATTCCAATGAGTATAAAATAGTAGTCATGTCATTCTCACCTGTGAATATGAACTTCACCAATAGCATTTTCCAAACCCGGGATATCGATGCGAGCTTCGACATTTATCCCCCACAATCTGGGACTGTCAGTGTATCACATTCATTGTTTGAAAACGGTTATACAGGACTAACCAGTACAAGTAATATAACCTGCGATGTGAGTGACATGCAGCTTGATGCAAATTACGTCCCCATTTGGAGTCAAACAACTATGTCTCCCTGTATTAATAGTGGAGACCCCAATTCCCTCAAAGATCCCGATGGCACACCTGCTGACATTGGCGCAATTCCGGCAGCAACTCATGCCTTCTGGGATTACACATTTAGAAAATCCAGTGCCGATACACAGCCGAATTTACGTAGCGATATTTGGCATTGGGTTAGTTATCCAGTCATAAACTCCCTAACTCAGGATAGAAGAGTCGCACGATCCTTCTTCAGTGAACTATTAGGAACTCATGATAATGATGGGATTCAATATCCAAATGTACTTCAGAAGATTTGGTGGAAAGAGGATAATTCAGATTACTTCATAGAATGGCTCGATCAAGACTGGTTTAATGCAGATACTCATCATATTTATAGTCCTCAAGGATATAAGATTAAGTTACTTCCTCTTGGAGATCCAATACCAGTTAACTATCCTTCTGTTGTCTTGCACCATAGTGGCTTTCCAACATCTCCCACATCCCCCTTCACTATTCATGGCAGTGACGTTGCAAACGATCAAATCTATGAAAACTGGATCGGATACTTTGATACAGAATGTCAATGGCCTCAGGATGCATTTGCTTCAATCTGGAACGATATAATCTTTATTAAAGCCAAAGACTGGTGTTTGTATCGGTCCAATCGCAACA
This genomic window from Candidatus Cloacimonadota bacterium contains:
- a CDS encoding T9SS type A sorting domain-containing protein, coding for STNEYFIVEYRKKSGTYENQLPGSGLLIYRINSSVGNGNASEPPDEVYIYRPNGTLTLTGDIESAHYSSQTGRTVINATTNPSPFLSNNNAGGLNIDQIGSAGTTISFRLGIIPFQSSINGTVSLHPTNLSDLVLTTIKLRNANTHAIIDQKNPNPNGSYSFNACPGSYYLEYELFQPSLNKYYYPVTSEPISILQETEVIEIPSVTLTQYNINSPKVSVNHSYPYFKTIEQALDRIFGAVNNGYNGNSVTLYLFPDEYQLSSFSFNYTNTANDALNLNIIGLGSEGASIEPWDNFLSVTAHRVNTTFSKIKFVRELNTNGNYFLIFSPSTSAEYSFNNCHFGKAAYNSRYACVSFDGLSGLSFYNCDFRYLSNLDTNNSYITTGNGSLKFLNCSDINMNSSNFTSNEAFGGGAMYLEECEDVYISSCQFEANAAVSQTETGGSITWGYPGGAIFVQDSSEIHILNNQFFHNITTGSGGSVYLQFTSQFNISDNLFRDNVVYHVGLSGTQSDALGFDNCTFTSNDIVSHNVIHSGFEPYQGHPADFIAIGSSCTGTLNLANGLFIKGSYDSNEYKIVVMSFSPVNMNFTNSIFQTRDIDASFDIYPPQSGTVSVSHSLFENGYTGLTSTSNITCDVSDMQLDANYVPIWSQTTMSPCINSGDPNSLKDPDGTPADIGAIPAATHAFWDYTFRKSSADTQPNLRSDIWHWVSYPVINSLTQDRRVARSFFSELLGTHDNDGIQYPNVLQKIWWKEDNSDYFIEWLDQDWFNADTHHIYSPQGYKIKLLPLGDPIPVNYPSVVLHHSGFPTSPTSPFTIHGSDVANDQIYENWIGYFDTECQWPQDAFASIWNDIIFIKAKDWCLYRSNRNNNFSAIEGTMLPMKCGDMVVIATYNDHNEFRWETSNPVVPIEKEKATYFTYEEKPDYTPVEIALLGIDKTDLKEIALKLNGICKGAVVVKNDVEQLCAYLDINEKLTEGTVELIFYYESKSQPQELKSINVDRTQLSSNSIGGVSAYPVYHIAVTPNDLTDNSVPVLSLEQNYPNPFNPTTIIKYSLDEPGAVSLEIYNIKGQLVKKLIQGNADKGTHSVAWDGIDHTGHPCSSGVYFSKLRTNSKTLVRKMLMLK